One Melitaea cinxia chromosome 20, ilMelCinx1.1, whole genome shotgun sequence DNA segment encodes these proteins:
- the LOC123663551 gene encoding uncharacterized protein LOC123663551, giving the protein MIAIESEQSLTKEERVPKVEPTTSQRTLTRSSAVSQKSVDLIVHPESSNNPLHRSKLAPTRSSSESSSSKKILNLRKTKNSSIESTMSLPNQKSLEKKHGTLRHQKSIGAHSDITLSTQPSISDDRKALREALYQGIFHRHRRTIFAVGSFLRMLRSKTSNYDSIRSDSDEI; this is encoded by the coding sequence ATGATTGCAATTGAATCAGAACAGTCGTTAACGAAAGAGGAAAGAGTGCCTAAAGTGGAGCCGACGACCTCGCAGAGAACTCTCACGCGCTCGAGCGCCGTGAGCCAGAAATCTGTCGATCTAATCGTACATCCGGAGAGCTCAAACAACCCTCTACATAGGTCGAAATTAGCTCCGACTCGGTCATCATCGGAGTCATCGTCATCCAAGAAAATTCTTAATTTGAGGAAAACTAAGAATTCTTCGATCGAATCAACTATGAGTTTACCGAATCAGAAGTCTTTGGAGAAGAAGCATGGCACTCTTCGACACCAGAAATCCATTGGAGCCCATTCGGACATAACGCTAAGCACGCAGCCTTCGATTTCGGACGACAGGAAGGCTCTGAGGGAGGCCTTGTATCAGGGTATATTTCATAGACACAGAAGGACAATTTTTGCAGTGGGGTCGTTTCTTAGAATGCTTAGAAGCAAAACGTCAAACTACGATTCGATTCGTTCCGACTCAGACGAGATTTAG